Proteins from one Physeter macrocephalus isolate SW-GA chromosome 16, ASM283717v5, whole genome shotgun sequence genomic window:
- the LOC102988596 gene encoding glycine N-acyltransferase-like encodes MMFPLQGAQMLQMLEKSLRKSLPTSLKVYGTVFHMNQGNPFKLKALVDRWPGFNTVVIRPQEQDMTDDLDHYTNTYHIYSKDLKNCQEFLSLPEVINWKQHLQIQSSQSSLNEVIQSLAATKSFKVKQSQNILYMAIEAIRELAPSLLDVKNLSLSDGKPKAIDQEMFKLSSLDPTHAAVVNKFWHFGGNEWSQRFIERCIRTFPTFCLLGPEGTPVSWSLMDQTGEMRMGGTLPEYRGQGLVTYVIYYQTQALIKRGFPVYSHVDKNNKIMQKMSHRLNHIPVPYDWNQWDCVPL; translated from the exons GTTTATGGGACTGTCTTCCACATGAATCAGGGAAACCCATTCAAGCTAAAGGCCCTGGTGGACAGGTGGCCTGGTTTTAATACAGTGGTTATCCGCCCTCAGGAGCAG GACATGACAGATGACCTTGATCACTACACCAATACTTACCATATCTACTCCAAAGACCTCAAAAACTGTCAGGAATTCCTCAGCTTACCAGAAGTCATCAACTGGAAACAGCATTTGCAGATCCAAA GTTCACAGTCCAGCCTGAATGAAGTAATACAAAGTCTTGCAGCCACTAAATCCTTCAAAGTCAAGCAATCACAAAACATTCTCTATATGGCGATTGAGGCAATAAGGGAACTGGCTCCTTCCTTGCTGGATGTAAAGAACTTATCACTTAGTGATGGCAAACCCAAGGCCAT TGACCAAGAGATGTTTAAACTCTCATCCCTGGATCCTACCCACGCTGCCGTGGTGAATAAATTCTGGCATTTCGGTGGCAATGAGTGGAGCCAGAGATTCATCGAGCGCTGTATCCGGACCTTCCCCACCTTCTGCCTGCTGGGGCCCGAGGGGACCCCTGTGTCCTGGTCCCTGATGGACCAGACAGGAGAGATGCGGATGGGGGGCACCCTACCTGAGTACCGGGGCCAGGGTCTCGTCACCTACGTCATCTATTACCAGACCCAGGCTCTGATCAAACGTGGCTTCCCCGTGTATTCTCATGTAGACAAGAATAACAAAATTATGCAGAAAATGAGTCACAGACTGAATCATATCCCTGTGCCCTATGACTGGAACCAGTGGGACTGTGTGCCTCTGTGA